Proteins encoded in a region of the Takifugu flavidus isolate HTHZ2018 chromosome 8, ASM371156v2, whole genome shotgun sequence genome:
- the hnf4a gene encoding hepatocyte nuclear factor 4-alpha isoform X2 has translation MVNVNTQVSSSVEFPFDSSPAETANMNASSHLGAGSLCAICGDRATGKHYGASSCDGCKGFFRRSVRKNHMYSCRFNRQCIVDKDKRNQCRYCRLKKCFRAGMKKEAVQNERDRISTRRSSYEDSSLPSINALIQADVLSRQITSPAPILNGDIRTKKIAAITDVCESMKQQLLVLVEWAKYIPAFCDLPLDDQVALLRAHAGEHLLLGAAKRSMLFKDVLLLGNDYIIPRNCPELEVGRVAVRILDELVLPFQELQIDDNEYACLKAIVFFDPDAKGLSDPGKIKRMRYQVQVSLEDYINDRQYDCRGRFGELLLLLPTLQSITWQMIEQIQFVKLFGMAKIDNLLQEMLLGGSANEAPHAPHSLHPHLVQEHLSSNVIVASSMPTPIHNGQISTPETPIPSPPTASSSEHYKLPQGVIATVPKQPTSIPQPTITKQEAI, from the exons ACTCCTCACCGGCGGAGACGGCCAACATGAACGCGTCGAGCCACCTGGGGGCAGGTAGTCTGTGCGCCATCTGTGGAGACAGAGCCACGGGCAAACACTACGGGGCGTCCAGCTGCGACGGCTGCAAGGGCTTCTTCAGACGCAGCGTCCGCAAAAACCACATGTATTCCTGCAG GTTCAACAGGCAGTGCATCGTGGACAAAGACAAGCGCAATCAGTGCCGATACTGCAGGCTGAAAAAGTGCTTCAGAGCGGGCATGAAGAAAGAAG CTGTGCAGAATGAGAGAGACAGAATCAGCACCAGGAGGTCCAGCTACGAGGACAGCAGTTTACCCTCCATCAACGCACTCATCCAGGCAGACGTTCTGTCACGACAG ATCACGTCTCCCGCACCAATCCTGAACGGTGACATCAGAACCAAAAAGATCGCCGCCATCACGGACGTGTGCGAGtccatgaagcagcagctgctggtcctGGTGGAATGGGCCAAGTACATCCCAGCGTTCTGCGACCTGCCGCTGGATGACCAG GTGGCGCTGCTGCGAGCTCATGCAGGAGAGCACCTCTTACTGGGTGCTGCAAAAAGGTCCATGCTATTCAAAGATGTCCTCTTATTAG gaaaTGACTACATCATTCCCAGAAACTGCCCAGAGTTGGAGGTGGGCAGGGTGGCTGTGAGAATCCTGGATGAGCTTGTGCTTCCCTTCCAGGAGCTTCAGATAGATGATAACGAATACGCCTGCTTGAAAGCCATAGTTTTCTTTGATCCTG ATGCTAAAGGTCTGAGTGATCCTGGAAAGATCAAGCGCATGCGCTACCAGGTCCAGGTCAGTCTGGAAGACTACATCAACGACCGGCAGTACGACTGTCGGGGTCGCTTCGGAGAGCTGCTCCTGCTACTGCCGACGCTGCAGAGCATCACCTGGCAGATGATCGAGCAGATTCAGTTTGTCAAACTCTTCGGAATGGCCAAGATCGATAACCTGCTCCAGGAAATGCTGCTCGGGG GTTCTGCTAACGAGGCTCCACATGCTCCTCACTCTCTGCACCCTCACCTGGTCCAGGAGCACCTCAGCAGTAACGTCATTGTTGCCAGCAGCATGCCGACGCCCATCCACAACGGTCAAATCT CCACTCCTGAAACCCCGATTCCATCTCCACCCACTGCCTCCAGTTCAGAACATTATAAACTGCCTCAGGGGGTCATTGCCACTGTGCCCAAGCAGCCCACCTCCATCCCTCAGCCCACTATCACAAAGCAAGAGGCCATCTAA
- the hnf4a gene encoding hepatocyte nuclear factor 4-alpha isoform X1 has product MDMADYSEALDPAYTTLEFENMQVLPLGTDSSPAETANMNASSHLGAGSLCAICGDRATGKHYGASSCDGCKGFFRRSVRKNHMYSCRFNRQCIVDKDKRNQCRYCRLKKCFRAGMKKEAVQNERDRISTRRSSYEDSSLPSINALIQADVLSRQITSPAPILNGDIRTKKIAAITDVCESMKQQLLVLVEWAKYIPAFCDLPLDDQVALLRAHAGEHLLLGAAKRSMLFKDVLLLGNDYIIPRNCPELEVGRVAVRILDELVLPFQELQIDDNEYACLKAIVFFDPDAKGLSDPGKIKRMRYQVQVSLEDYINDRQYDCRGRFGELLLLLPTLQSITWQMIEQIQFVKLFGMAKIDNLLQEMLLGGSANEAPHAPHSLHPHLVQEHLSSNVIVASSMPTPIHNGQISTPETPIPSPPTASSSEHYKLPQGVIATVPKQPTSIPQPTITKQEAI; this is encoded by the exons ATGGACATGGCAGACTACAGCGAGGCTCTGGACCCAGCCTACACCACGCTGGAGTTCGAGAACATGCAGGTGCTGCCGCTGGGCACAG ACTCCTCACCGGCGGAGACGGCCAACATGAACGCGTCGAGCCACCTGGGGGCAGGTAGTCTGTGCGCCATCTGTGGAGACAGAGCCACGGGCAAACACTACGGGGCGTCCAGCTGCGACGGCTGCAAGGGCTTCTTCAGACGCAGCGTCCGCAAAAACCACATGTATTCCTGCAG GTTCAACAGGCAGTGCATCGTGGACAAAGACAAGCGCAATCAGTGCCGATACTGCAGGCTGAAAAAGTGCTTCAGAGCGGGCATGAAGAAAGAAG CTGTGCAGAATGAGAGAGACAGAATCAGCACCAGGAGGTCCAGCTACGAGGACAGCAGTTTACCCTCCATCAACGCACTCATCCAGGCAGACGTTCTGTCACGACAG ATCACGTCTCCCGCACCAATCCTGAACGGTGACATCAGAACCAAAAAGATCGCCGCCATCACGGACGTGTGCGAGtccatgaagcagcagctgctggtcctGGTGGAATGGGCCAAGTACATCCCAGCGTTCTGCGACCTGCCGCTGGATGACCAG GTGGCGCTGCTGCGAGCTCATGCAGGAGAGCACCTCTTACTGGGTGCTGCAAAAAGGTCCATGCTATTCAAAGATGTCCTCTTATTAG gaaaTGACTACATCATTCCCAGAAACTGCCCAGAGTTGGAGGTGGGCAGGGTGGCTGTGAGAATCCTGGATGAGCTTGTGCTTCCCTTCCAGGAGCTTCAGATAGATGATAACGAATACGCCTGCTTGAAAGCCATAGTTTTCTTTGATCCTG ATGCTAAAGGTCTGAGTGATCCTGGAAAGATCAAGCGCATGCGCTACCAGGTCCAGGTCAGTCTGGAAGACTACATCAACGACCGGCAGTACGACTGTCGGGGTCGCTTCGGAGAGCTGCTCCTGCTACTGCCGACGCTGCAGAGCATCACCTGGCAGATGATCGAGCAGATTCAGTTTGTCAAACTCTTCGGAATGGCCAAGATCGATAACCTGCTCCAGGAAATGCTGCTCGGGG GTTCTGCTAACGAGGCTCCACATGCTCCTCACTCTCTGCACCCTCACCTGGTCCAGGAGCACCTCAGCAGTAACGTCATTGTTGCCAGCAGCATGCCGACGCCCATCCACAACGGTCAAATCT CCACTCCTGAAACCCCGATTCCATCTCCACCCACTGCCTCCAGTTCAGAACATTATAAACTGCCTCAGGGGGTCATTGCCACTGTGCCCAAGCAGCCCACCTCCATCCCTCAGCCCACTATCACAAAGCAAGAGGCCATCTAA